Part of the Zea mays cultivar B73 chromosome 4, Zm-B73-REFERENCE-NAM-5.0, whole genome shotgun sequence genome is shown below.
ccacaacttgttgagcgatgaacgtatgtgagctcactcttgctgtctcacaccccccacaggtcaagaacaggtaaccgcaagatgaggcgcatggaggatgctgttcgtgagtggtctaggtcgtcgtctcccagtcaactttgggttgctggaccgttgtctccatataatgtaattatttgtttattttgtacaaaactccgattatatagtaaagatgtgacattcgatcctgtgccatgattcatcatatgtgtgagacttggtcccagcacacctggtgattatgtttacgcccgggctttggacccctaaaacccgggtgttacattaagccttgggccaggatatcccatcccaggGTCCAGGATACCATAGGGTACGACAGAAActaagggtgcgtttggttgcaatgacaggacgggacgggatgggatgatcccttaaataaggttgtttggttcaAGTTCAAGGGTTGGGACAGGATTATCCCAACATTGTCCCCAGTtgtccctcaaaattggagggacgagagaggACGACAGGGGACGTTCCTGTCCTGTTtgtcccgcaaccaaacacaccctaaaaggCAAGTTTTGTAGGATGGAGATTAGACCTCTTATGTTGTATGGTGCAGAATGTTGAACTACAAAACGTCATGTTCAACAAATTAATGTTGTGAGATGCGTATGTTGCATTGGATTTTGGCCATACCAGAAGGGATCGAGTCTAGAATGATGATAGACATGATAGGTTAAGTAAagcaccaattgaagaaaagTCTGTCTACCACCGGTTAATTGGACATGTCCAATATAAATAAATCTTCAGGGGCACCAGTGCATAGTTGGATTCTATGATGCGGTAGTAATGGGAAGAGAGGCAACAAAAGGCCGAAGTTGACATGGGAAGAGATACTAAACGAAGACTTAAAAGGATGATGAGCATCAACAAGAGCATCCACCAGAGACACAAGGGTGATTAGCAAGTACCTGGGCACGAAGAGGCTCAAAGTCATCACGTGGACGAGTCAAGAAGTCATTTGTGCGACGAAACTCAAGGTTAGTCTTCTGAGTGGGATAGAACTCACATGTGCTAGGAGACATATGTGGACCAAAGTATCAAGTTGACGCCTGACAATAGACATCCGACTGTAGAACTCATCAACTATAGAATCACCCTAACATAAGGACTACTGACGAATACCATCAAGATAAGTAGAGTGACTCAAGATAAGTAGAGTGACCAGTACGCTCCTAGCGATTTTAAGAAGGGTCCACATTTGATGAGAACTGTCACACTGAATAACCTCTGCAGCAAAGCGGTCCTCCATACTAGCAGTGAGAATAGAACCAGCTCGAGCATCCTCATCCAGCCATATCCAATATGCACTATACTGAGCCTCATATGATGCCAGCTGATCACCATAATATGCAAGCAGCTGCTCCTTAGCCTCAGGAGTTACCTTATCTGATATCACAGATTGGGCTGGAGCCTTAGGACGATGCGGGTAGAGAAGTTCGCCAGTAAGAAAATCACATAGACGAAGACCACACATATGCCACCGCATGTGAGAAACCCAAACACGATAGTTAGTGCCATCAAAGATGAGCAGACAACGTGTAATGGTACACCCCCGTTCGGCGCAGACGAAGAGCAACAATCGATGACGAGAGCGCAGAGGAATAAGCGGTGCAAGCAGCAGTTTTTTTACTATTCTCCtaacaggtcagagcagaggaaCCGGCGGGTGTTCCTAACAGAGCAAAGCAGAGGAAGAGAAAAATGGTCAGTCCGGCGGCTGGAAGACCGGTGAGCATGCAGAATGTGGGCGAGCAGGCCGGTCGGGTGGGGTGCTGCGCGCCAGGTGGACGGATGACCGACAGGAAGACCGCACGTGCCAGGCAGGCGGACGGCTGGCGGGTGAGAAGAACTGCGTGGGGTGGATGTGCTGCACCGCGACAAGTGGCTGCTCTGCAGCATGGCGAGCGGCTGCTGTTCAGCGCCTACAGATGCGCCCTGCAGCACAAGCCGGTGTCGATTGGCGGCAGACAGAACAAAGTGTGTAGGAAAGATTAGAGAGAAGAGAAAAAATAATCCTAAAATCTACCTTGGATTACCATAATACCATGTTATGAATAGCACATGAGGCCCTAAGGCCAGTATATATACACGGCATGATAGTAAATATGCACTAAACCTCTTATACAATGGGGAAGTATAGTAAAACATAAATATACATCTAACACTGATAACATTGTAACATACTTACATCTGTGAACTGAGTTTTAATGCATTGATTTTACCATTGCAAGCAATGGAACGCTATGGTAGTAAGAGAGCTAACAATATGCCACACATGGATTTGATGGCTATGAATAATGAACAGTTGACTGATTAGATATATATAGACTTAATTATTTGAAAACTGAAGAAACTAGAAGGTTTATGCTACACACTGGAGCCAATCAAGATATGTGCTTGCTGTAGTCCAGCAGAACTCTATATATTAGTTCATGCTATTCAGGTTCTTGTCTCAAGTTACATGTTTGCTTGCTTGTGTTTGAATGACAAGGTTATATTCTTACATTTGATCTTCCCACTTTTCTGTTCGAAGTAGGTAGTTTTATAGTTTGTGCATATGTAGTGAAGTTCCACTAGATAGCTGTTGTTAATTGTTATTGTTCTACATTTATTTCTGCACAGTATATGAAAATATGAATGATCGTTTGCTTCTTTCTTAAATCTTATTAGGTACTTCTCTAAGCACCGAGGAGGTTTTGTATTGAGTGCACAAGAAACTGTTAAGGAACACTTCACTAGCCATGTCTGATGTTTGTGATGAGAAACCACATCCAGAGGTTTCTGCTGATCCTATATGTTCAAGGAACTGCATTTATGGGGATGATGACTGGGTTATAGTCAAGAAACAGCGTATCACCATATTAATTCCTCCACAACCACCTGTTGCTGCAAATCCTCAATCAAATATGCCCACAATAAGTTCTAAGCAGTCTTGCATAACTAGGAGCAAGAGAGACTGGGATGCTGCCAGAAAAAAGCACCCCGAGAAGTTTGCAGCCAAGAAATATTTGGACTCCCCTCCAGTGCATGGCAGTATAATCCATGAGGATGTTCCATTTATGACAGGTGATAAATCACAACACGGTTCTGCTATCCCTGTTGCAAAATCAGAATGGACTAAAGACCCGGATCATGCTGTTCGAGAATTGTTTCATCAAGAAACTGGGAAGGCGACAAGTTTCTTTCGAAACATCGTTCAGCCAAGGACGCCACTTGTGTCTTCACCTGTTGCGGATAAGATAATTCGAGCCCAGCTTCTTGAGAAACAGGTTGCTGGGTTTGGCGGGCTGAGGAATTGGCTTTTCGGTTGTGGTCTTGGATGGTTTGTCAACATACTGGACAGTGAAAAGCTGGGGACGTATCAGCTTGCCTCTCTTACTATGGAACAGCTGAAAGATATGGGTCTTGTTGCTGTAGGTCCACGGAGGAAACTGATCCACGCTATCGACAGTTTATGCGGCCCGCACCATGCTGAGATGCTTTCTTGATCCCTTGCATTTTAGTTAGCTAGAAGGAAAATTATTACAGGAAGGATGTCTGAAGTGGTCTCTGGTTGTAGCCAACTCGGTGACTGAAGTCCATACATTTCTTTTATGGATAGCATTTCAATCATGGCCGCAACTGAAGTGCCAGAGCGTTTTGGAAGTAGAAAATGCGCAAAGTTTTGGAAGTGAAGCTAGCAGTGAAAGTTTTGGAAGTAGAAAACGTACAACTGCTAGAGTTCTTCCTTCTATGAAACACGTTTTCAGATTATTACCTCCAAGCACATCTGACTACAAAAAAGACTGTACCTTGTAATCCTGCAGATATGCTTCTCTCTAAGTTGCACATACGTTATTATGAATGTGTTGGCTGTAGAAAACGTACAACTGCTAGAGTGTTCTTTGAAACACGTTTTTAGTTATTACCTACAAGCACATCTGACTACAAAAAAGAATACATTGTAATCTTGCAGATATGCTTCTCTCTAAGTTGCAGATACGCAACACGAAGAATATGGGAGCAATATAAAGGCAAACAAACAAGCTCTCTTAACATCTATAACAAGTTAAACAAAAAGGTTACCACAAAAAAAAAGATGATAGCTATCAAAGTAAAGAAGTAAGCCAACATAAAAGGAGCCAAAAATGGTAAAGTGAATTATCTCAACCATGGAGAGCACTAAAAAGTTTTGGATCCACGAGGTAAGTAAGAAGTCCAATGAACTTCGGAGAATTTATAGACTTGCTAAAGTTAGCATGTATATCATGAGGTGCATTTTTTCGGATAAGTTTATTGTCAAATGGGTTAGTGGAAAATCTGCATGCAAAACTTGCTAAAGTTGGCATGTATATCATGAGGTGCATTTTTTTGGATAAGTTTATTGCCAAATGGGTTAGTGGAAAATATGTATGCAAATTCTTCACCCATGTTAGGTAACTACCGACTTGTTCGCTACGCCGGCTGCGACTTCTACGGTATTTTGTCTTCACATATTGCAGCTGTAGTAGTACGAACAGCTGCAGCTGCCAGTCGAGCCGCCGAACGTGCTGTAGGTTTCTCACTCGGTATTAGATTTTCttctttcaaattagtatctagtTTATCTTTCATAACTAGTTTTTAATGCATTGTTGGG
Proteins encoded:
- the LOC100382891 gene encoding uncharacterized protein isoform X1; translation: MSDVCDEKPHPEVSADPICSRNCIYGDDDWVIVKKQRITILIPPQPPVAANPQSNMPTISSKQSCITRSKRDWDAARKKHPEKFAAKKYLDSPPVHGSIIHEDVPFMTGDKSQHGSAIPVAKSEWTKDPDHAVRELFHQETGKATSFFRNIVQPRTPLVSSPVADKIIRAQLLEKQVAGFGGLRNWLFGCGLGWFVNILDSEKLGTYQLASLTMEQLKDMGLVAVGPRRKLIHAIDSLCGPHHAEMLS